From a region of the Myroides sp. JBRI-B21084 genome:
- a CDS encoding MotA/TolQ/ExbB proton channel family protein, producing the protein MTQTVEKNPSGSGLSNIAAALTILACLAFGYVIWDFVLGSSTNFMNGDPKGDPLPGNLMGMMYKGGYVIAVLIGLLTTTIVFGIERFIVVSKAAGSGDVKGYVAKVQSLVNANQIDDAIELSDKQKGSVANVVKAALVKLKEVKREGFDADKATETIQKEIEEATVLEMPMLEKNMIILATLVSIGTLVGLLGTVTGMIKAFSALSTAGSPDSSALATGISEALMNTATGIGTSTLAIVFYNVFTTKIDKLTHFIDEAGFAITQSYRRHNK; encoded by the coding sequence ATGACACAAACAGTTGAGAAAAATCCAAGCGGTTCAGGATTATCTAACATTGCTGCGGCACTAACAATTTTAGCATGTCTTGCATTTGGATATGTTATTTGGGATTTTGTATTAGGTAGCTCTACGAACTTTATGAACGGAGATCCTAAAGGTGACCCGCTTCCAGGTAACTTAATGGGAATGATGTATAAAGGTGGATATGTTATTGCTGTATTAATTGGATTATTAACAACAACTATTGTTTTTGGTATTGAAAGATTTATTGTAGTAAGTAAAGCTGCAGGATCTGGAGATGTTAAAGGTTATGTTGCAAAGGTACAATCATTAGTTAACGCAAATCAAATTGATGATGCAATTGAGCTTTCAGACAAGCAAAAAGGTTCTGTAGCTAACGTTGTAAAAGCAGCTTTAGTTAAGTTAAAAGAAGTAAAACGCGAAGGTTTTGATGCAGATAAAGCTACAGAAACAATTCAAAAAGAAATTGAAGAAGCTACGGTATTAGAAATGCCAATGTTAGAAAAAAACATGATTATTTTAGCAACTTTAGTATCTATTGGTACATTAGTAGGTTTATTAGGTACAGTAACAGGTATGATTAAAGCATTCTCGGCTTTATCAACTGCTGGTTCACCTGATTCTTCTGCTTTAGCAACTGGTATCTCTGAAGCGTTAATGAACACTGCAACAGGTATTGGTACATCTACATTAGCTATTGTATTCTACAACGTATTCACAACTAAAATTGATAAATTAACTCATTTTATCGACGAAGCTGGTTTCGCAATTACACAATCGTACAGAAGACACAATAAATAA